From Campylobacter concisus, a single genomic window includes:
- a CDS encoding Holliday junction DNA helicase RuvB: MDRIVEIEKVSFENDFEVSLRPTKFEDYIGQEKIKQNLDVFIKAAKKRNECLDHVLFYGPPGLGKTTLAHIIANEMGVSIKMTAAPMIEKSGDLAAILTNLQEGDVLFIDEIHRLSPAIEEVLYPAMEDFRLDIIIGSGPAAQTIKIDLPKFTLIGATTRAGMISAPLRDRFGMDFRLQFYTSSELSRIVQIASAKLGKECDKNASLEIAKRSRATPRIALRLLKRIRDFAEVNDEQIISHERAKEGLNALGVNSLGFDEMDIRYLEILMQARRRPMGLSTIAAALSEDEGTVEDVIEPYLLANGFIERTAKGRIASAKCFETFNVKIDIEKGLFE; the protein is encoded by the coding sequence TTGGATAGAATCGTTGAAATCGAAAAAGTAAGCTTTGAAAATGACTTTGAAGTCTCGCTTAGACCGACCAAATTTGAAGACTACATCGGACAAGAAAAGATAAAACAAAATTTAGACGTCTTTATAAAAGCAGCCAAAAAGCGAAATGAGTGCCTAGATCACGTGCTATTTTACGGCCCTCCAGGACTTGGTAAGACGACCCTCGCTCACATCATCGCAAACGAAATGGGCGTAAGTATCAAAATGACCGCAGCGCCGATGATAGAAAAGAGTGGTGATCTAGCGGCGATCCTTACAAATTTACAAGAGGGCGACGTGCTTTTTATCGATGAGATCCACCGCCTAAGCCCAGCTATCGAGGAGGTGCTTTACCCTGCGATGGAGGACTTTAGACTTGATATTATAATTGGCTCAGGACCAGCTGCTCAGACTATCAAGATAGATCTGCCAAAATTTACGCTTATTGGCGCAACGACGCGTGCTGGCATGATCTCAGCGCCACTTAGAGATCGCTTTGGGATGGATTTTAGACTGCAGTTTTACACAAGCAGCGAGCTAAGCCGTATCGTACAGATCGCCTCAGCCAAGCTTGGCAAAGAGTGCGACAAAAACGCCTCGCTTGAGATCGCCAAACGCTCACGTGCCACGCCTAGGATCGCTCTTAGATTATTAAAGCGAATTCGCGACTTTGCCGAGGTAAATGACGAGCAAATCATCAGCCACGAGCGCGCAAAAGAGGGACTTAACGCACTTGGTGTAAATTCGCTTGGATTTGATGAGATGGATATTAGGTATTTAGAAATTTTGATGCAAGCAAGGCGCCGTCCTATGGGGCTGAGCACGATCGCTGCGGCACTTAGTGAGGACGAGGGCACGGTTGAGGATGTCATCGAGCCATATCTGCTTGCAAATGGCTTTATCGAGCGCACTGCAAAGGGTAGGATCGCGAGTGCGAAGTGCTTTGAGACCTTTAATGTCAAGATTGACATCGAAAAAGGGCTTTTTGAGTAG
- a CDS encoding cytochrome C, which produces MGEPHLCPRCKQRTIYFDGICYDCRQKEKLEFYQGLSEAEIKQKLKNVLAHTDEIGKYDEIYSDLVYIFYLHGICDEQIIREVTKECEYYPFEIYKNAPSDVRDELINSLNGAENIVKINHILCALAWQGDEVVRELFFKLYNAPKPWKAKLYVDTDAYAQVAGWSFDESGKRRNLVFDRCFTCGPSQNVDASIKFKALSDEKCKFCSGEMLEFIIKKESLKRLGLELKNDAVLKFCPTCVGLVQYFCQNDGNSVQTEVVGEGESDDYLRDAVATLDGQKFELASEVCAHYSYMIDSEILLGGYPQWEQDAEYLKCPKCSKSMKYLAQIPLGSLVDGEGTIYVQICDECEIIGANFQCT; this is translated from the coding sequence ATGGGCGAGCCACATCTTTGTCCTAGGTGCAAGCAAAGGACGATTTACTTTGATGGGATCTGCTATGATTGCAGGCAAAAAGAGAAGCTGGAGTTTTATCAAGGTTTAAGCGAGGCTGAGATTAAGCAAAAGTTAAAAAATGTCCTAGCTCACACAGACGAGATAGGCAAATATGATGAAATTTATAGCGATCTTGTCTATATTTTCTACCTGCACGGCATTTGCGACGAGCAGATAATAAGAGAAGTGACCAAAGAGTGTGAATACTACCCATTTGAAATTTACAAAAACGCTCCAAGCGACGTGAGAGACGAGCTCATAAATAGTCTAAATGGCGCTGAAAATATCGTAAAAATAAATCACATCCTTTGCGCACTTGCATGGCAGGGCGATGAGGTGGTGAGGGAGCTATTTTTTAAGCTCTATAATGCGCCAAAGCCTTGGAAAGCAAAGCTTTACGTCGATACTGACGCATACGCTCAGGTTGCTGGCTGGAGCTTTGACGAGAGTGGTAAGAGAAGAAACCTAGTTTTTGATAGGTGTTTTACATGTGGGCCAAGCCAAAACGTAGATGCAAGCATTAAATTTAAAGCACTGAGTGATGAAAAATGTAAATTTTGTAGCGGCGAGATGCTGGAATTTATCATCAAAAAAGAGAGTCTAAAACGACTTGGCTTAGAGCTTAAAAACGATGCTGTGCTCAAATTTTGCCCAACATGTGTTGGCCTTGTGCAGTATTTTTGCCAAAATGACGGCAATAGCGTGCAAACAGAGGTAGTGGGCGAGGGCGAGAGTGATGACTATTTAAGAGACGCTGTGGCAACGCTTGATGGGCAAAAATTTGAGCTAGCTAGCGAGGTTTGCGCTCACTACTCGTATATGATAGATAGCGAAATTTTGCTTGGTGGATATCCGCAGTGGGAGCAAGATGCTGAGTATTTAAAATGTCCAAAATGTAGCAAAAGCATGAAATATCTAGCACAAATTCCTCTTGGAAGTCTAGTAGATGGCGAGGGAACTATATATGTTCAAATCTGTGATGAGTGTGAGATTATCGGGGCAAATTTTCAGTGCACGTAA
- a CDS encoding AI-2E family transporter, translated as MNNRLFFGIFVFCALALVVYLFKPYLLDIFIAALLAVAVSNVQIAFLSLTKNRKTLSSALTTSVLLCLFIAPLLYAVVEIAKYAAGFDINNVTKTIEFIKNYDFRMPESINFLEPKIKEFIGGLDIKMLFSQLATNLASLGKLSLKFGVDMIIILVFFFFCNLYGNELISYLKYALPLKQDDTESILSEVGNVMSVVFYSTIANMIIQGFLFAIITSFYGYDGVLTGIFFSFASLIPVVGGILAWGPISIYEFANANIAAAITIAIYTIVVISFAADTLLKPLVIKFINSKLVKIPTKINELLIFFAMLAGITTFGFWGVILGPAIVTFFISTIKLYTLLRERNFV; from the coding sequence ATGAACAATAGACTATTTTTTGGAATTTTTGTATTTTGTGCTTTGGCTTTGGTGGTCTATCTTTTTAAACCATATCTACTTGATATTTTTATCGCTGCACTGCTTGCTGTCGCGGTTTCAAATGTCCAAATCGCATTTTTATCGCTCACTAAAAACCGCAAGACGCTTTCATCGGCTCTTACCACGTCTGTGCTTCTTTGCTTATTTATCGCCCCACTTCTTTATGCGGTAGTTGAGATCGCAAAATACGCAGCTGGCTTTGATATAAACAATGTCACAAAGACTATCGAATTTATCAAAAATTATGATTTTAGGATGCCTGAGTCGATAAATTTTTTAGAGCCAAAGATAAAAGAATTTATCGGCGGACTTGATATTAAAATGCTTTTTTCTCAACTTGCGACAAATCTTGCAAGTCTAGGTAAGTTAAGTCTTAAATTTGGCGTTGATATGATCATTATTTTGGTCTTTTTCTTCTTTTGTAATCTTTATGGCAATGAACTAATAAGCTATCTAAAATATGCACTTCCGCTAAAGCAAGATGACACAGAGTCTATTTTAAGCGAAGTTGGTAACGTTATGAGCGTGGTCTTTTATTCAACCATTGCAAATATGATAATCCAAGGCTTTTTGTTTGCCATAATAACAAGTTTTTACGGCTATGACGGTGTGCTAACTGGCATCTTTTTTAGCTTTGCTTCGCTTATTCCAGTTGTTGGCGGCATTTTGGCATGGGGGCCTATTAGTATCTATGAATTTGCAAATGCCAACATAGCAGCAGCGATAACTATCGCAATTTATACGATCGTAGTGATCTCATTTGCAGCTGATACGCTTTTAAAACCACTTGTTATTAAATTTATAAACTCAAAGCTGGTTAAAATACCAACAAAAATAAATGAACTTCTTATATTCTTTGCGATGCTCGCCGGCATCACGACATTTGGGTTTTGGGGTGTGATCCTTGGACCAGCGATCGTGACATTTTTTATCTCGACTATCAAACTTTATACGCTTTTAAGAGAGAGAAATTTTGTATAA
- a CDS encoding histidine triad (HIT) protein, producing the protein MIYEDKFIKIEREDNELPWIKIFTIKPFRELSDCDEASRARLFEAMLISEKAMLEFYKPTKINIASFGNYVPHVHIHVIARFSNDAFFPDSVWANPKRKSELALPEFDKFAKFLEEKLRASFE; encoded by the coding sequence ATGATCTATGAAGATAAATTTATAAAAATCGAGCGTGAAGACAATGAACTTCCTTGGATAAAAATTTTTACCATTAAGCCATTTCGTGAGCTAAGCGATTGTGATGAAGCGAGTAGGGCAAGACTATTTGAAGCGATGCTTATAAGTGAAAAGGCGATGCTTGAGTTTTATAAACCAACCAAGATAAATATCGCTAGTTTTGGTAACTACGTGCCACATGTGCATATTCATGTTATTGCTAGATTTAGTAATGACGCATTTTTCCCAGATAGCGTTTGGGCTAATCCAAAAAGAAAAAGCGAGCTTGCGTTGCCAGAATTTGATAAATTTGCAAAATTTTTAGAAGAAAAGTTAAGGGCTAGTTTTGAGTAA